The following are encoded together in the Armatimonadota bacterium genome:
- the ribE gene encoding 6,7-dimethyl-8-ribityllumazine synthase, which translates to MAKVYEGKLLANGLRFGIVVSRFNEFITKKLLEGALDALARHGAVQDNIGIAWVPGTFEIPIVAKKMASSGKFDAVICLGALIRGATPHFDYLAAEVTKGIAQTALSTGIPTVYGIITADTIEQAIERAGTKQGNKGFDAAETAIEMANVMKELEKK; encoded by the coding sequence ATGGCTAAGGTATATGAAGGCAAACTGCTTGCCAACGGACTGAGGTTTGGCATAGTGGTCAGTAGATTCAATGAGTTTATTACTAAAAAACTTCTCGAAGGCGCACTAGATGCGCTTGCCAGACATGGTGCAGTTCAGGATAATATTGGGATAGCATGGGTGCCAGGCACATTTGAGATACCAATAGTCGCCAAAAAAATGGCTTCCTCGGGGAAATTCGATGCCGTTATATGTCTGGGCGCCCTAATTCGAGGCGCAACTCCACACTTCGACTACCTAGCGGCAGAGGTAACGAAGGGAATAGCGCAGACGGCGCTTAGCACTGGCATCCCAACAGTTTATGGCATTATCACAGCCGACACCATCGAACAAGCAATCGAACGCGCCGGTACGAAGCAGGGCAATAAAGGCTTCGATGCAGCCGAAACAGCCATAGAGATGGCAAATGTGATGAAAGAGTTAGAAAAAAAGTAA
- the rpe gene encoding ribulose-phosphate 3-epimerase encodes MKISPSLLSADFSNLERAVRQVTEGGADSLHLDIMDGRFVPNITFGPLVVRSIRGKTDLPFCGHLMIIEPESILAEFIAAGCDTIIVHAEACAHLHRTLQQIRELGAAPGVALNPSTPLCLIENVLSEIDELLIMTVNPGFGGQDFIPEMLPKIKAARAMIENSGRKIDISVDGGINTKTCELVTAAGANVLVAGSFVFNGPECIEKAISDLRRHCREV; translated from the coding sequence ATAAAGATTTCTCCATCCCTCCTATCCGCTGATTTCAGCAATCTCGAACGTGCCGTTCGCCAAGTAACGGAGGGCGGAGCAGATAGCCTGCACCTAGATATCATGGATGGAAGGTTTGTGCCAAATATCACATTTGGACCACTTGTCGTTCGAAGCATCCGCGGCAAAACCGATTTGCCATTCTGTGGCCATTTAATGATTATTGAGCCCGAATCGATTCTGGCCGAGTTCATTGCCGCCGGATGTGATACAATAATCGTGCATGCTGAGGCTTGTGCCCACCTGCATCGGACTTTGCAACAGATACGAGAGCTTGGAGCGGCACCAGGAGTTGCATTAAACCCTTCAACGCCGTTATGCTTAATCGAAAATGTTCTATCCGAAATAGACGAGTTGCTGATAATGACAGTTAACCCCGGCTTTGGAGGTCAGGACTTCATACCTGAAATGCTTCCTAAAATAAAAGCTGCGCGGGCAATGATTGAAAATTCGGGCCGAAAGATAGATATATCAGTGGATGGCGGAATTAATACTAAAACCTGTGAGCTAGTGACTGCAGCGGGCGCAAACGTATTAGTTGCCGGATCCTTTGTATTTAATGGCCCGGAGTGCATCGAGAAGGCTATCTCGGATCTCCGTCGGCACTGTCGCGAGGTTTGA
- a CDS encoding bifunctional 3,4-dihydroxy-2-butanone-4-phosphate synthase/GTP cyclohydrolase II has translation MFCTIEEAIEEIRAGRMLIVVDDEDRENEGDFIMAAEKVTPEAINFMAKYGRGLICVATTRARIEELGLSMMVEKNTALLGTPFTVSVDAIHGTTTGISAYDRAHTIKVFIDPATKPSDLAKPGHVFPLVAREGGVLKRAGHTEAAVDLARLAGLNPSGVLCEILSEDGTMARLPELQEIAKRFGLKIATVADLIRYRRRTEKLIKRVALTRLPTPYGEFQLHAYETEIEDNPYIALTMGDVSTGEPVLVRIHSSCLTGDVFHSLRCDCGQQMELALSKIAEEGRGVFVYIQQEGRGIGLLNKMKAYQLQDEGYDTVEANERLGYPADLRDYGIGAQVLIDLGVRKIRYMTNNPAKLAGLAGYDLEIVERVPLVATPNSNSLRYLQTKREKMGHLIDTEDLIGEQKSGVGQ, from the coding sequence ATGTTTTGCACTATTGAAGAAGCAATTGAAGAGATTCGTGCAGGAAGAATGCTGATTGTCGTGGATGATGAAGATCGCGAAAACGAAGGCGACTTCATCATGGCGGCAGAAAAGGTTACTCCCGAAGCCATTAATTTTATGGCGAAGTACGGGCGTGGGCTTATATGCGTGGCGACAACCCGAGCACGAATCGAAGAGCTCGGCCTATCGATGATGGTTGAGAAAAACACCGCCTTACTTGGAACACCTTTTACAGTGAGCGTGGACGCAATTCACGGCACAACGACCGGCATTTCTGCATACGACAGGGCGCACACTATAAAGGTCTTTATTGACCCTGCCACGAAGCCATCGGATTTGGCCAAGCCAGGACATGTATTTCCACTTGTAGCACGCGAAGGCGGGGTGCTAAAACGAGCTGGCCATACAGAAGCCGCCGTAGATTTGGCTCGGCTCGCTGGACTGAATCCAAGCGGCGTGCTTTGCGAGATACTAAGTGAAGACGGAACCATGGCACGGCTTCCGGAGCTCCAAGAAATTGCAAAGAGGTTTGGTCTAAAAATTGCCACAGTTGCCGACCTCATCAGATACCGCAGACGAACCGAGAAGCTTATCAAACGTGTTGCGCTCACCCGCCTCCCCACTCCTTATGGTGAATTCCAACTCCACGCATATGAGACCGAGATTGAAGACAATCCATACATCGCTCTAACAATGGGCGATGTGTCAACCGGAGAGCCAGTACTTGTGCGCATACACTCAAGCTGTCTCACGGGCGATGTATTCCACTCCCTGAGATGTGACTGCGGTCAGCAAATGGAGCTAGCCTTATCCAAAATTGCAGAGGAAGGAAGAGGCGTCTTTGTCTACATCCAGCAGGAGGGACGAGGCATCGGCCTCTTGAACAAAATGAAGGCATATCAGCTCCAGGATGAAGGATATGACACCGTCGAAGCAAACGAGCGGCTTGGCTATCCTGCCGATCTCAGAGATTACGGCATCGGAGCCCAAGTGCTTATTGATCTCGGAGTAAGGAAAATAAGATACATGACCAACAATCCAGCAAAATTAGCTGGATTGGCAGGATATGACCTTGAGATAGTAGAGCGTGTCCCCCTCGTAGCAACGCCGAATAGCAATAGCTTGCGTTATCTTCAAACCAAGCGTGAAAAGATGGGACATCTAATTGACACCGAGGATCTAATAGGGGAGCAAAAAAGCGGCGTGGGCCAATAA
- a CDS encoding protein kinase: MIGTVLKHRYEVLEKIGEGNLFTVYKCQDKIDNRTVAVKVLLPQYAANGMFAERMIVEAQAMIGVRHPGIVEVLDTGCQDGNYFIVVEYVKGVDLRERLRRSTPLTLLTAIDLGMALCDALDYAHRRGFVHGDLRPGNILVTAEGQIKIADFWVNEAVVSSQSIRTNAMMRAIHYMAPEVAEGKQASTASDIYSLGIILFEALTGTLPFEGDTPITVALKHAKEPVPSPRTLNPGIPKTLEAVIVKALQKLPHQRFRSAKAMFNDLKAIRDALNLTKTVTWTPVSEKETPEPPSEEVEEEWEEIPILSAILRTLIVIVALIGLFGVMVIGYVWMSPGEVEVPNLIGQQIDRARIIADQKHITLNIKGEEYNENTEKFPKGTIYFMNPAPGRHIKEGKSVDVWVSKGSKYTKTPSIVNLTMEDAREKIINAGLTVGEISQDYNDTIPAGSVISQSPAPGTRQERGQRVNMVVSLGPKFEEEIPTPPEEETRASMEPRSFDVIIKKVPPGRDNQTVQIVVVDDLGEKVAYTGVAKPGDRIQQTVEGIGERIVIRVYIDGKLVQEETK, translated from the coding sequence TTGATTGGTACAGTTCTTAAACATCGCTATGAGGTACTTGAGAAGATTGGGGAGGGAAACCTTTTCACAGTTTACAAGTGCCAAGACAAGATTGACAACCGCACAGTTGCTGTGAAGGTTCTGCTTCCCCAGTATGCCGCAAACGGCATGTTTGCCGAACGTATGATAGTTGAAGCGCAAGCGATGATTGGCGTTCGTCACCCGGGCATCGTGGAGGTATTAGACACCGGTTGTCAAGATGGCAACTACTTCATAGTTGTTGAGTACGTCAAGGGAGTAGACCTTCGGGAGCGGCTGCGCAGAAGCACACCCCTTACACTTTTAACAGCTATTGACCTCGGCATGGCACTCTGCGACGCCCTGGATTATGCACACCGCAGAGGCTTCGTACATGGGGACCTCCGTCCGGGAAACATTCTGGTAACTGCTGAGGGCCAGATTAAGATAGCAGATTTTTGGGTCAACGAGGCAGTAGTATCATCGCAGTCAATCCGCACAAACGCTATGATGCGGGCGATTCATTACATGGCACCCGAAGTTGCCGAGGGCAAGCAAGCTAGTACCGCAAGCGATATCTACTCACTCGGCATAATACTTTTTGAAGCACTAACCGGCACGCTTCCGTTTGAGGGCGACACGCCGATTACAGTAGCGCTAAAGCATGCCAAGGAACCAGTGCCTTCCCCACGCACATTAAATCCTGGCATACCGAAGACACTCGAAGCTGTCATTGTCAAGGCGCTTCAGAAACTACCCCATCAGAGATTTCGCTCAGCTAAAGCTATGTTCAACGACTTAAAGGCAATCCGCGACGCGCTCAACCTGACGAAAACGGTAACGTGGACTCCTGTCTCGGAGAAGGAGACTCCCGAGCCTCCAAGCGAAGAGGTGGAGGAGGAGTGGGAGGAAATACCGATTTTGTCTGCTATTCTAAGGACGCTCATCGTTATAGTCGCCTTGATAGGCTTATTTGGTGTCATGGTAATCGGATATGTATGGATGAGCCCTGGAGAAGTTGAGGTACCAAATCTTATTGGTCAGCAAATTGACCGTGCAAGGATAATTGCCGACCAAAAGCACATAACATTAAATATCAAGGGCGAAGAGTATAATGAAAACACAGAAAAATTCCCAAAAGGGACAATATACTTCATGAACCCTGCGCCAGGCCGCCATATTAAAGAGGGCAAGTCCGTCGATGTTTGGGTGAGCAAAGGCTCAAAGTATACAAAAACACCTTCTATAGTCAATCTCACAATGGAAGACGCCCGTGAGAAAATCATAAATGCGGGGCTTACAGTCGGTGAGATTTCACAAGATTACAATGACACCATTCCAGCTGGAAGTGTGATATCCCAATCACCTGCCCCTGGAACACGCCAAGAAAGGGGCCAGCGTGTGAATATGGTCGTAAGCCTTGGCCCAAAATTCGAAGAGGAGATACCAACACCTCCAGAAGAGGAAACTCGCGCGTCCATGGAGCCAAGATCCTTCGATGTAATTATAAAGAAAGTGCCCCCTGGCCGCGATAATCAGACAGTCCAGATTGTCGTAGTTGATGATCTTGGCGAGAAAGTAGCATACACCGGCGTAGCAAAGCCTGGCGATAGAATCCAACAAACCGTCGAGGGAATAGGTGAACGCATAGTAATTCGCGTTTACATAGACGGCAAGCTCGTGCAGGAGGAAACAAAGTGA
- a CDS encoding riboflavin synthase gives MFTGLIEEKGKIVQIERGPAGLKLTINAPEISRDAAIGDSVSVNGVCLTAVGVNPPNITFDVVRETVERSNLGNLKPGNFVNLERPLKAGGRLGGHIVLGHIDGKGTIREIHKSRDSTSIRIQAPPNIMQYIVEKGSIAVDGISLTVAECGKDWFAVAIIPHTWEATTLSEKTIGDTINLETDIIGKYVHKFLSRNTPASDERLINLLSEGGFME, from the coding sequence ATGTTTACAGGTTTGATTGAAGAAAAAGGAAAAATCGTTCAAATCGAGCGTGGACCTGCAGGGCTGAAACTCACAATCAACGCCCCAGAGATCTCGAGGGATGCCGCTATCGGCGACAGTGTAAGCGTGAACGGCGTGTGTCTGACTGCTGTCGGCGTCAATCCGCCCAATATCACATTTGACGTTGTGCGCGAGACCGTAGAAAGAAGCAACCTTGGCAATCTCAAACCCGGCAACTTTGTAAACCTCGAACGTCCACTTAAGGCGGGCGGCCGCCTTGGCGGGCATATAGTATTGGGTCATATTGACGGAAAAGGAACAATTCGGGAGATTCACAAGAGTAGAGATTCAACTTCGATTCGCATACAAGCACCACCGAATATCATGCAGTATATTGTCGAGAAAGGCTCAATAGCGGTGGATGGGATTAGCCTCACCGTTGCCGAGTGTGGCAAAGATTGGTTTGCCGTGGCGATAATACCCCATACGTGGGAAGCCACAACACTCAGCGAGAAGACCATCGGAGACACAATAAACCTCGAAACTGATATAATAGGTAAGTACGTACATAAATTCTTATCAAGGAATACTCCTGCTTCCGATGAGCGCCTTATTAACTTGCTGTCGGAAGGAGGATTCATGGAATAA
- the ribD gene encoding bifunctional diaminohydroxyphosphoribosylaminopyrimidine deaminase/5-amino-6-(5-phosphoribosylamino)uracil reductase RibD: MRRAIQLAKRGHTSPNPMVGAVVVREGKIVGEGFHPKAGEPHAEVFALRHAGDLANGADLYVSLEPCCHQGRTPPCTDAIIKARIRRVFAAMVDPNPQVAGKGIEALRSAGIEVDVGLLESEAHELNRGYIKRVTKELPFVLWKCAMTLDGKICTRTGDSRWITSTKARRYVHRLRSQSDAILVGIGTIRADDPELTVREVRAAVQPIRVVVDTKASIPLNAKVLRPDAPTILAVGRSAPEANLDLLWNIQARILSIREVNGKVDLRYLMGELAKMGINNVLLEGGGELAASMIAERLVDKGLIFIAPKIVGGRSAKTPVEGEGIELMAQALSVSNLKVRRFGDDLALEFDF; encoded by the coding sequence ATGAGACGAGCAATTCAGCTCGCCAAGCGCGGACACACCAGCCCCAACCCAATGGTCGGGGCTGTCGTTGTCCGTGAAGGCAAAATTGTAGGCGAAGGGTTTCATCCGAAGGCAGGCGAACCGCACGCCGAGGTATTCGCCCTACGACATGCAGGTGATTTGGCAAATGGGGCGGACTTGTATGTATCGCTAGAACCCTGCTGTCACCAAGGGCGCACCCCGCCTTGCACCGATGCAATTATAAAAGCTCGCATTCGAAGGGTTTTCGCCGCTATGGTAGACCCAAACCCTCAGGTCGCAGGTAAGGGCATCGAGGCACTGCGGTCGGCGGGAATCGAAGTCGACGTCGGCCTCCTCGAATCAGAAGCCCATGAGCTCAATCGTGGCTATATCAAACGCGTTACCAAAGAACTGCCATTCGTTCTTTGGAAGTGCGCTATGACGCTGGACGGCAAAATATGCACGCGAACTGGAGATTCACGATGGATCACCTCAACAAAGGCAAGGCGATACGTCCACCGTCTGCGCAGCCAGTCAGACGCGATTCTCGTCGGCATTGGTACAATACGTGCAGACGACCCTGAGCTTACAGTTCGCGAAGTTCGCGCTGCAGTTCAGCCCATACGAGTTGTGGTAGATACCAAAGCATCTATACCTTTAAATGCAAAGGTGTTGCGACCTGACGCGCCAACCATTTTGGCAGTTGGAAGGAGTGCGCCAGAAGCAAACCTGGATTTACTTTGGAATATCCAAGCTAGGATTCTTTCCATTCGAGAGGTAAATGGCAAGGTTGACCTTCGCTATTTGATGGGCGAACTCGCTAAAATGGGCATAAACAATGTCCTTCTTGAAGGGGGCGGCGAGCTTGCGGCATCCATGATTGCCGAACGCCTAGTAGATAAAGGTCTAATCTTCATCGCTCCAAAAATAGTAGGAGGACGCTCGGCAAAAACACCCGTCGAAGGAGAAGGCATCGAGTTGATGGCCCAAGCCCTGAGCGTGTCAAATTTGAAAGTACGCCGTTTTGGCGATGACTTAGCCTTGGAATTCGACTTCTAA